The proteins below come from a single Salinivibrio kushneri genomic window:
- the uvrY gene encoding UvrY/SirA/GacA family response regulator transcription factor, which yields MINVFLVDDHELVRTGIRRLLEDVRGIKVVGEADSGEAALKWCRQNHADIVLMDMNMPGIGGLEATRKLLRYSPDAKIIVLTIHTENPFPTKVMQAGAAGYLTKGAGADEVVNAIRMVNSGQRYISPDIAQQMALSQFSASSDNPFKELSERELQIMLMITKGQKVTDISEQLSLSPKTVNSYRYRLFSKLGINGDVELTHLAIRHGMLDTETL from the coding sequence TTGATCAATGTGTTCCTTGTAGATGATCACGAGCTGGTTCGCACAGGGATTCGACGTCTTTTAGAAGACGTTCGTGGCATAAAAGTGGTAGGGGAAGCCGACAGCGGTGAAGCTGCACTCAAGTGGTGCCGGCAAAATCACGCCGATATTGTCCTAATGGACATGAATATGCCAGGCATCGGTGGGTTGGAAGCGACACGCAAGTTGCTTCGTTACTCGCCGGACGCCAAGATTATCGTGCTCACGATCCATACAGAAAACCCGTTTCCAACCAAGGTGATGCAAGCCGGCGCGGCGGGTTATTTGACCAAAGGAGCCGGTGCCGATGAAGTGGTGAACGCGATCCGCATGGTCAACAGCGGCCAGCGTTATATTTCACCGGACATAGCCCAGCAAATGGCACTCAGTCAGTTCTCTGCCTCTTCAGATAATCCTTTCAAAGAACTGTCAGAGCGTGAATTGCAGATCATGCTGATGATCACCAAAGGGCAAAAGGTTACCGACATTTCCGAGCAACTTAGCCTGAGCCCGAAAACGGTGAACAGTTACCGTTATCGCTTATTCAGCAAGTTGGGGATCAATGGCGATGTGGAATTGACCCACCTTGCTATCAGGCACGGCATGCTCGACACCGAAACCCTGTAA